The Salinibaculum sp. SYNS191 genome has a window encoding:
- a CDS encoding Rieske (2Fe-2S) protein, with amino-acid sequence MAEHVVCPVDELAEGDVRIVEVENRSIGVFNTGGEFYALLNECPHRGAPLCEGSVTGLKTSPEPGEIELERKGEILKCPWHGWEFDITNGKSVVDPEKIRTMTYDVTVESPDSDLFDDMAENPEVETYDVTVEDGLVVLHV; translated from the coding sequence ATGGCGGAACACGTTGTTTGCCCGGTCGACGAACTGGCAGAGGGCGACGTTCGCATCGTCGAAGTCGAAAACCGCTCTATCGGCGTCTTCAACACCGGCGGCGAGTTCTACGCGCTCCTCAACGAGTGCCCCCACCGGGGCGCGCCGCTGTGCGAGGGGAGTGTGACCGGACTCAAGACGAGCCCCGAACCCGGCGAGATAGAACTCGAACGGAAAGGCGAGATTCTGAAGTGTCCGTGGCACGGCTGGGAGTTCGACATCACGAACGGAAAGTCGGTTGTCGACCCGGAGAAGATCCGGACGATGACCTACGACGTCACCGTCGAATCCCCGGACTCGGACCTGTTCGACGACATGGCCGAGAATCCGGAAGTCGAGACCTACGACGTCACCGTCGAAGACGGTCTCGTCGTCCTCCACGTCTGA
- a CDS encoding aminopeptidase: MTLLEAELIENARKPFELNVDDPENDEVLIVTDTEQDEQLWQVLLKAARSMGIRPTVQIVPKFQYTHSEPPAMVREAMLNSDVTVFVTTEPVVHSDACMEAQRQHIKLVAMEEITADILAGPAASADYDYIYDEGVRLREIWSRGDHVEITTPSGMDLEASLEGRNGYFAVSKVEEQLEGIDLYVASFPDGEASIAPIEGTANGTIVWDETMHELGHLEEPIEADVEDGYITEIRGGQQADQFRRFLEEMDHPDAFALGEIAIGINPGARITGSPREDKKARGYLHLAVGENTDVGGTLEAPTHIDGVVGGATLKIDGELIVEDGEIVA, translated from the coding sequence ATGACGCTTCTCGAAGCCGAATTAATCGAAAATGCGCGCAAGCCGTTCGAACTGAACGTCGACGACCCGGAGAACGACGAGGTGCTCATCGTCACCGACACCGAACAGGACGAGCAACTGTGGCAGGTACTGCTGAAGGCCGCCCGGTCGATGGGGATTCGCCCGACAGTCCAGATTGTTCCCAAATTCCAGTACACACACAGCGAGCCACCGGCGATGGTCCGGGAGGCGATGCTCAACTCCGACGTGACGGTGTTCGTGACGACCGAGCCGGTCGTTCACAGCGACGCCTGCATGGAGGCACAGCGCCAGCACATCAAACTCGTCGCCATGGAGGAAATCACGGCGGACATCCTCGCCGGCCCCGCCGCCTCGGCCGACTACGACTACATCTACGACGAAGGGGTCCGCCTGCGGGAAATCTGGAGCCGCGGCGACCACGTCGAAATCACGACACCCAGCGGGATGGACCTCGAAGCTAGCTTGGAGGGCCGTAACGGCTACTTCGCAGTCAGCAAGGTCGAAGAACAACTCGAAGGTATCGACCTCTACGTCGCCAGTTTCCCGGACGGCGAAGCGTCGATCGCGCCCATTGAGGGCACCGCCAACGGCACCATCGTCTGGGACGAGACGATGCACGAACTGGGACACTTGGAGGAACCCATCGAAGCCGACGTGGAGGATGGCTACATTACAGAGATTCGCGGCGGCCAACAGGCAGACCAGTTCCGGCGATTCCTCGAAGAGATGGACCACCCCGACGCCTTCGCACTGGGCGAGATTGCAATCGGTATCAACCCCGGCGCTCGCATCACAGGCAGTCCCCGCGAGGACAAGAAAGCACGTGGCTACCTCCACCTCGCCGTCGGAGAGAACACCGACGTCGGCGGGACGCTCGAAGCCCCGACTCACATCGACGGCGTCGTCGGCGGGGCGACGCTGAAAATCGACGGCGAACTCATCGTCGAAGACGGGGAAATCGTCGCGTAA
- a CDS encoding SDR family oxidoreductase, with protein MTDDSDLSGKRAIVTGASAGIGRSTARLLAEEGAAVAVAARREHRLNELADEFGPSDDGEILVVPTDVTDTDQIDALVAETVDAFGGLDIVVSNAGLLPPNGIDDLTEDQYRNFMGVNVDGMYFLTKASLPHLREGEGNLVFVGSYAGTLPFPRSPLYAGSKWWLRGFAHSLQGAEGMEGVAVSVVNPGEVRTEIGEAARGETNIDRYDPGEITEPREAAEAIVFTARQHPPNTVTELNLMRRTKFDNLRHRSEFPD; from the coding sequence ATGACCGACGACTCAGACCTGTCCGGCAAACGCGCAATTGTCACCGGGGCGAGCGCGGGCATCGGCCGCTCGACCGCACGCCTGCTGGCGGAGGAAGGCGCAGCAGTCGCCGTCGCCGCACGCCGTGAACACCGCTTGAACGAACTCGCAGACGAGTTCGGCCCGTCCGACGACGGCGAAATACTGGTCGTCCCGACAGACGTGACCGACACCGACCAAATCGATGCGCTCGTCGCGGAGACGGTCGACGCCTTCGGCGGCCTCGATATCGTCGTCAGCAACGCCGGCCTGCTCCCGCCGAATGGTATCGACGACCTGACCGAGGACCAGTACCGGAACTTCATGGGCGTCAACGTCGATGGGATGTACTTCCTGACGAAAGCCAGCCTCCCCCATCTCAGGGAGGGCGAAGGCAATCTCGTCTTCGTCGGAAGTTACGCCGGAACGCTTCCGTTCCCCCGCTCGCCGCTCTATGCGGGGTCGAAGTGGTGGCTCAGGGGGTTCGCCCACAGTTTGCAGGGAGCCGAGGGGATGGAAGGCGTCGCGGTGTCGGTCGTGAATCCGGGCGAAGTCAGAACGGAAATCGGAGAAGCAGCACGCGGCGAGACGAACATCGACCGCTACGACCCCGGCGAGATTACCGAGCCGCGCGAAGCCGCCGAGGCAATCGTCTTTACAGCTCGCCAGCACCCGCCCAACACTGTCACCGAACTGAACCTGATGCGCCGAACCAAGTTCGATAATCTCCGCCATCGCTCCGAGTTCCCCGACTAA
- a CDS encoding SDR family NAD(P)-dependent oxidoreductase, with amino-acid sequence MYSPSLFEERVALVTGAGRGIGRAVAHQLAELGADVAVNDISAESARATARTIESETGSRATATPADVSDPDEVTAMVDEASDTLGPVQHLVNNAATKNYAPLVELTVEDWERVIRVNLTAPFLVAREVARRLLDGGQTGSVVNIASISALRPQPGSGGYSPSKKALVSLTEQMAMEWGSEGIPVNSICPGMIWTEAGEAVYSDDELREQRESFVPMAKIGRPEHVANAAVYMLAPENGYLNGESLVLDGGLQLIGNDRLAGKTERE; translated from the coding sequence ATGTATTCCCCATCGCTGTTCGAGGAACGAGTCGCACTCGTGACTGGTGCGGGCCGAGGTATCGGCCGGGCAGTCGCACATCAACTTGCCGAACTCGGAGCCGACGTCGCCGTCAACGACATCTCCGCGGAGAGTGCTCGCGCGACGGCCCGAACTATCGAGAGCGAAACTGGGAGCCGGGCGACGGCGACGCCAGCCGACGTGAGCGACCCCGACGAAGTGACGGCGATGGTCGACGAGGCTTCGGACACCCTCGGCCCAGTCCAGCATCTCGTGAACAACGCGGCGACGAAAAACTACGCACCGTTGGTCGAGCTCACGGTCGAAGACTGGGAGCGTGTCATCCGTGTGAATCTGACCGCGCCCTTCCTTGTCGCTCGCGAGGTTGCACGGCGACTACTCGACGGGGGACAGACTGGGTCGGTGGTCAATATCGCGTCCATCTCGGCGCTCCGCCCGCAACCGGGTTCTGGTGGCTACTCCCCCAGCAAGAAGGCGCTCGTCTCGCTGACCGAGCAGATGGCGATGGAGTGGGGAAGCGAGGGGATTCCGGTCAACAGCATCTGTCCGGGGATGATCTGGACGGAGGCGGGCGAGGCAGTCTACAGCGACGACGAGCTTAGAGAACAGCGCGAGTCGTTCGTCCCGATGGCGAAAATCGGTCGGCCGGAACACGTCGCGAACGCGGCCGTCTACATGCTCGCACCGGAGAACGGCTATCTCAACGGCGAATCGCTCGTCCTCGACGGCGGCCTCCAACTCATCGGCAACGACAGACTGGCGGGGAAGACCGAACGGGAGTAA
- a CDS encoding amidohydrolase family protein — translation MAQARQTLDRLKQVDEVVDCDFHLTERQEDLMPYLPDPWGKMFQRSLTEDSEDYGVLGSFYPLPGSINTVTLGQADSDSVASRAEVKAGMEKFHIDKAVTTPTLNLLLGAVRNEELAAAIATAYNRWQDDKITAPDKGIYGTVLVSPQNAEKGAEEINKWADDPGIVGVFVPPTGVVPFLGHPLYEPIYEAAEANGLPVFMHNSASTVMDSFPSMHRFLTRYFSIHTVSHPIQHMCNVTDIITRGLPVKYPDLNWVIQEAGIGYIPYLMNRMDHQYHQNTEDVPMLEKEPSEYLKDQFYFTSQPVEGAEHPEYVQDMVKHMGGDQALMFSSDYPHFDFDNTDELMKLLSSFDEDEINNIYGQNALDLLPF, via the coding sequence ATGGCACAAGCCAGACAAACACTAGACCGTCTTAAACAGGTAGACGAAGTTGTTGACTGCGACTTCCACCTCACCGAACGGCAGGAGGACCTGATGCCTTATCTGCCGGACCCGTGGGGCAAGATGTTCCAACGGAGCCTCACCGAGGACTCCGAGGATTACGGCGTCCTCGGCTCCTTCTACCCGCTCCCAGGGTCGATTAACACTGTCACGCTGGGGCAGGCAGACTCCGACTCGGTCGCATCGAGAGCGGAAGTCAAGGCTGGCATGGAGAAGTTCCACATCGACAAGGCGGTGACGACACCGACACTCAATCTCCTGCTCGGTGCCGTCCGCAACGAGGAACTCGCCGCGGCTATCGCCACCGCATACAATCGCTGGCAGGACGACAAAATCACGGCCCCCGACAAGGGAATTTACGGCACGGTTCTCGTCTCGCCGCAGAACGCCGAGAAGGGTGCAGAGGAAATCAACAAATGGGCCGACGACCCAGGCATCGTGGGTGTGTTCGTCCCCCCGACCGGCGTCGTTCCCTTCCTCGGCCACCCGCTCTACGAACCGATTTACGAGGCCGCCGAAGCGAACGGACTTCCGGTCTTCATGCACAACTCGGCGTCGACGGTGATGGACAGTTTCCCGAGCATGCACCGCTTCCTGACGCGATACTTTTCGATTCACACCGTCTCCCACCCCATCCAGCACATGTGCAACGTGACGGACATCATCACGCGCGGCCTGCCGGTGAAATATCCGGACCTCAACTGGGTCATTCAGGAAGCCGGCATCGGCTACATCCCCTATCTGATGAACCGAATGGACCACCAGTACCACCAGAACACCGAGGACGTGCCGATGCTCGAGAAGGAACCGAGCGAGTATCTCAAAGACCAGTTCTACTTCACGAGCCAACCAGTCGAAGGCGCGGAACACCCCGAGTACGTGCAGGACATGGTCAAGCATATGGGCGGCGACCAAGCGCTGATGTTCTCCTCGGACTACCCCCACTTCGACTTCGACAACACCGACGAACTGATGAAACTGCTCTCGTCGTTCGACGAAGACGAAATCAACAACATCTACGGGCAGAACGCGCTTGACCTTCTCCCATTCTGA
- a CDS encoding Rieske (2Fe-2S) protein: protein MSEHKPDAPQETSLHHVAPESEIPEGERRIIEIDGREIAVFNIDGTYHAVLNYCTHQSGPVCEGMVHGIMALDDENELTYTEDEYLSCPWHGWTFDIETGKHTGGTKHRLVKYETEVKDGDVYLVRGN, encoded by the coding sequence ATGAGTGAACACAAACCAGACGCACCACAGGAAACGAGCCTCCATCACGTCGCGCCCGAGTCGGAGATACCCGAGGGTGAACGCCGCATCATCGAAATAGATGGCCGTGAAATTGCCGTCTTCAACATCGACGGCACCTACCACGCGGTGTTGAACTACTGCACTCACCAGTCCGGACCAGTCTGTGAAGGTATGGTCCACGGCATTATGGCGCTCGACGACGAGAACGAACTCACCTACACCGAGGACGAATATCTCTCCTGTCCGTGGCACGGTTGGACGTTCGACATCGAGACCGGAAAGCACACCGGCGGCACCAAGCACCGACTCGTGAAGTACGAGACCGAGGTCAAGGACGGCGACGTGTACCTCGTCCGCGGCAACTGA
- a CDS encoding enoyl-CoA hydratase/isomerase family protein encodes MVGNPEDIPIDTSDIPFDALEGWEPPRQYLRNTVDEVEEINYSVHDGIAEITIARPEKENVLTSSMRYGIYDAVKRSEMDDDVKVILINAKGENFSGGHDLSQVYKAYQVYDGEDAGERQPSMRSRLHRDTQILEAYKGILFSLKPIITQVQGWCVGGALALVFASDITIASEDAKFSHREQRLTFSGNQFIDALEFLELGPRKTRELMLTGEAVSGQEAEDVGFANHVVPREELEDEVQRYCEAINLLPLDGIVIGSEMANVAYKTLGMDMDIEMGIVGHTLSTQLRFEDDEYNFVRDRQEKGLREAIEGLHGRFEELGF; translated from the coding sequence ATGGTCGGTAATCCAGAAGACATTCCCATCGACACGAGTGACATCCCCTTCGACGCGTTAGAGGGGTGGGAACCGCCGCGACAGTACCTTCGCAACACCGTCGACGAAGTGGAAGAAATCAACTACAGCGTGCACGATGGCATTGCCGAGATCACCATCGCCAGACCCGAGAAAGAGAACGTGCTGACATCGAGCATGCGGTACGGCATCTACGACGCCGTAAAGCGCTCGGAGATGGACGACGACGTGAAGGTGATTCTCATCAACGCGAAGGGAGAGAACTTCTCCGGCGGCCACGACCTGAGTCAGGTGTACAAAGCGTATCAAGTGTACGACGGCGAGGATGCGGGTGAGCGCCAACCGAGTATGCGGTCGCGCCTGCACCGGGACACCCAAATTCTCGAAGCGTACAAGGGCATCCTGTTCTCGTTGAAACCGATTATCACGCAGGTACAGGGGTGGTGTGTTGGCGGTGCCCTCGCCCTCGTTTTTGCCTCTGACATCACGATAGCCTCGGAAGATGCGAAATTCAGTCACCGGGAACAGCGATTAACCTTCTCCGGGAACCAGTTCATCGACGCACTCGAGTTTCTGGAGTTGGGACCGCGAAAAACGCGTGAACTCATGCTCACCGGCGAGGCCGTCAGCGGGCAGGAAGCCGAAGACGTGGGCTTTGCGAACCACGTCGTTCCGAGAGAGGAGTTAGAAGACGAAGTACAGCGGTACTGTGAGGCCATCAACCTCCTGCCGCTGGACGGCATCGTCATCGGGTCGGAGATGGCGAATGTCGCCTACAAGACGCTGGGGATGGACATGGATATCGAGATGGGCATCGTCGGCCATACGCTCTCCACGCAACTACGATTCGAAGACGACGAGTACAATTTCGTCCGGGACCGACAGGAGAAGGGACTCCGCGAGGCGATAGAAGGCCTCCACGGAAGATTCGAAGAACTGGGGTTTTAG
- a CDS encoding MmgE/PrpD family protein gives MHATDDWDPAADLGAFISDLHYDDVPATATDAIERAIVDTVGVTLAGMNEGAGQRALAAAGDSDCRDGVPVVGTDMQTSAAEAAFLTGTSAHTLDYDDYTYAYPLHPSVAIVPPILSLLGHRDIDGRDAIVAYTAGFETLSTLTAPISSSHYQTGWHATGTFGVFAAAATAASLLDLAPAEIQHALHIAASTASGLRRNFGTDTKPMHAGQASRSGVTAALLAEQEFSAEAHALTGEGGFYDLYCGRDELDLDAVPTFGEPFGTVREGVNTKLYPSCGATHSSISAVSKLVETAGIAPETIDSITVEIAPFGRDALRYTRPETGAEAKFSLEHCVAAAACLDRVGLDAFENNQVERKDVHALRERVDVAYDDFLAYNDHRSTVTVVTTDGQRHTETVPHPPGTPANPLSADELRTKFRECAIRRLSGSAVSELYENLQTLRDADSLKAALAPSLGLDGDC, from the coding sequence ATGCACGCAACGGACGACTGGGACCCGGCGGCCGACCTCGGAGCGTTCATCTCCGACCTGCACTACGACGACGTACCGGCCACAGCGACGGATGCGATAGAGCGGGCCATCGTCGATACCGTCGGCGTGACCCTCGCCGGGATGAACGAGGGGGCGGGCCAGCGGGCCCTCGCCGCGGCCGGCGACAGCGACTGCCGGGACGGTGTCCCGGTCGTCGGGACAGACATGCAGACGAGTGCCGCCGAGGCGGCGTTTCTCACCGGTACGTCCGCCCACACACTCGATTACGACGATTACACCTACGCCTATCCGCTCCACCCGAGCGTCGCTATCGTCCCCCCGATTCTTAGCCTTCTCGGCCACCGAGACATCGACGGCCGGGACGCGATTGTGGCCTACACTGCGGGCTTCGAGACCCTCTCCACGCTCACTGCGCCGATATCGTCGTCCCACTATCAGACCGGCTGGCACGCAACGGGAACTTTCGGTGTGTTCGCGGCCGCTGCGACGGCAGCCTCGCTGTTGGACCTCGCACCAGCGGAGATTCAGCACGCACTGCATATCGCCGCCTCGACGGCGTCGGGTTTGCGGCGCAACTTCGGGACGGACACGAAGCCGATGCATGCCGGGCAGGCGTCCCGGTCGGGTGTTACCGCCGCGCTGCTCGCCGAACAGGAGTTCTCCGCCGAAGCACACGCGCTCACCGGGGAAGGGGGGTTCTACGACCTCTACTGCGGTCGCGACGAGCTTGACCTCGATGCAGTACCAACCTTCGGTGAGCCGTTCGGTACCGTCCGCGAGGGTGTCAACACGAAACTGTACCCCTCCTGTGGCGCGACGCATTCGAGCATCAGCGCGGTATCGAAGCTGGTCGAGACTGCAGGCATCGCACCCGAGACAATCGACAGCATCACCGTCGAGATTGCACCGTTCGGGAGAGACGCACTCCGGTATACACGGCCCGAGACGGGCGCAGAAGCGAAGTTTTCGCTGGAACACTGCGTTGCGGCCGCGGCCTGTCTAGACCGCGTTGGTCTCGACGCATTCGAGAACAACCAAGTCGAGCGCAAAGACGTGCACGCCCTGAGAGAGCGCGTCGACGTGGCGTACGACGATTTCCTCGCGTACAACGACCACCGTTCGACGGTGACAGTCGTCACGACCGACGGGCAGCGCCACACGGAAACGGTCCCGCACCCGCCGGGAACCCCGGCGAATCCCCTCTCAGCTGACGAACTCCGCACGAAGTTTCGCGAGTGTGCAATCCGGAGGCTCTCTGGATCAGCCGTATCGGAGCTCTACGAGAATCTCCAGACACTACGGGACGCCGACTCACTCAAGGCAGCACTCGCGCCGAGTTTGGGGTTAGATGGCGACTGTTAG
- a CDS encoding universal stress protein has protein sequence MPVLAAIGEKHQSNPVVSTAYELASALDEELLLLHVVPDEEFESHREMILDAVGTDDYSFRQEEQSAAQFSETVAKETLGDFDEERVRGVGRIGDPESTIVAAADEYDVSYLVIGRYKRSPTGKAIFGSTTQSVLLNTDRPTVTVAADGDF, from the coding sequence ATGCCCGTCTTAGCGGCTATTGGTGAGAAACACCAGTCAAACCCCGTTGTCTCGACCGCATACGAACTCGCGTCCGCGCTCGATGAGGAACTGCTCCTGTTGCATGTCGTGCCAGACGAGGAGTTCGAGAGTCACCGCGAGATGATATTGGACGCGGTGGGAACCGACGATTACTCGTTCAGACAAGAAGAACAGAGCGCCGCCCAGTTCAGCGAAACCGTCGCCAAAGAGACGCTTGGCGATTTCGACGAGGAGAGGGTCCGCGGTGTCGGACGCATTGGCGACCCCGAGTCGACCATCGTCGCTGCTGCGGACGAGTACGACGTATCCTATCTCGTCATCGGGCGGTACAAGCGCTCTCCGACCGGGAAGGCGATTTTCGGCAGTACGACTCAGTCTGTGCTGTTGAACACGGACCGACCGACAGTGACCGTCGCTGCCGACGGTGACTTCTAA
- a CDS encoding YbhB/YbcL family Raf kinase inhibitor-like protein, which produces MTKLTLSSSAFDGGEPIPRCYGYTQANTSPPLTVEGVPDDAVSLALVMDDPDAKPIAGKIWTHWILWNVPPDTTEIPEGECPAEAVTGRNDWDEPGYGGPNPPDGEHSYRFRLYALDTDLDLAKTATGAALQEAIADHIVEQTLLEGTYAP; this is translated from the coding sequence ATGACGAAACTTACACTTTCCAGTTCGGCGTTCGACGGCGGTGAACCGATACCGAGGTGCTACGGATACACGCAAGCAAACACGTCTCCACCCCTGACGGTTGAGGGGGTACCGGACGACGCGGTGTCGCTTGCACTCGTGATGGATGACCCGGACGCGAAACCGATCGCGGGCAAAATCTGGACGCATTGGATTCTTTGGAACGTCCCCCCGGACACTACCGAGATTCCCGAGGGTGAGTGTCCTGCGGAGGCTGTCACAGGACGAAATGACTGGGACGAACCCGGCTACGGCGGGCCGAACCCGCCGGACGGCGAACACAGCTATCGGTTCAGACTCTACGCGCTCGACACCGACCTTGACCTCGCTAAAACCGCGACCGGCGCCGCGTTACAGGAGGCGATTGCCGACCACATCGTCGAGCAGACGCTTCTCGAAGGGACCTACGCCCCGTAA
- a CDS encoding IclR family transcriptional regulator, whose translation METGQGKVKAVHTSFRILETIRERNGAGITEIANETSITKSTVFRHLQTLEEDEYVVKENDTYHIGLRLLGFGDQVRTRKTGYDLAQKKVEELADETDERAQFMVEEYGNVYYLHQETGRHAVHLHRSIGDCIPVHRASAGKAMLAEYPDEKIHDICERYGLERGTEHSITDRDKLFEEIEQIRERGYSYNRQENSEGIRAVGVAVKSPAGGVFGALSIAGPTHRLKGDLFEQELPDLLLGAANELELNIKHA comes from the coding sequence ATGGAAACAGGCCAAGGTAAAGTGAAGGCGGTTCACACGTCGTTTCGCATTCTCGAAACGATTCGGGAGCGGAACGGGGCCGGAATCACCGAAATCGCAAACGAAACCAGCATCACGAAAAGCACGGTGTTCAGACATCTGCAGACGCTAGAAGAAGACGAGTACGTAGTGAAGGAAAACGACACATACCATATCGGATTGAGGTTGTTGGGATTCGGGGATCAGGTGCGAACGAGAAAGACGGGCTACGACCTCGCACAGAAGAAAGTCGAAGAGTTGGCCGACGAGACCGACGAACGAGCGCAGTTCATGGTCGAAGAGTACGGGAACGTCTACTACCTCCACCAGGAGACCGGCCGCCACGCGGTGCATCTCCACCGGAGCATTGGCGACTGTATCCCGGTCCACAGAGCGTCGGCGGGTAAGGCGATGCTGGCGGAGTATCCCGACGAAAAAATCCACGACATCTGTGAGCGCTACGGTCTGGAAAGAGGGACGGAACACAGTATCACCGACCGCGACAAACTCTTCGAGGAGATAGAGCAGATACGGGAGCGAGGCTACAGTTACAACAGACAGGAAAACTCCGAAGGCATCCGCGCTGTCGGTGTCGCGGTCAAGTCGCCGGCCGGCGGCGTCTTCGGTGCGTTGAGTATCGCGGGACCGACCCACCGACTGAAAGGGGACCTTTTCGAACAGGAGCTACCGGACCTCCTCCTCGGGGCAGCGAACGAGTTGGAACTGAACATCAAACACGCCTAA
- the rdfA gene encoding rod-determining factor RdfA — MDTNNQEDGARSQRQVKVARLIDEYGLEGLGPELERRWTAEDDRMSLRDLAAFFNQKLLAESLADADDRPLDGEVENLYRLLADDDVSTAERTRVRRRLERNGVELEMLLDDFVSYQAIRTYLKRNRNADTPSDDTDPVERHTESLQRLQAKTATVTESKIEQLRERGDLTVDEPTTTVDIRVLCETCGSQYAVGELLRRGGCDCG; from the coding sequence ATGGACACAAACAACCAAGAAGATGGGGCGAGGTCGCAGCGACAAGTAAAGGTCGCTCGTCTCATCGACGAGTACGGGTTGGAGGGTCTCGGTCCGGAACTCGAGCGCCGCTGGACGGCAGAGGACGACCGGATGAGTCTGCGCGACCTCGCGGCGTTTTTCAACCAAAAATTGCTGGCCGAGAGTCTCGCTGATGCGGACGATCGGCCCCTCGATGGAGAAGTCGAGAACCTCTATCGGCTGTTGGCGGACGACGATGTCAGCACCGCAGAACGGACCAGAGTGCGTCGCCGCCTCGAACGCAACGGCGTCGAATTGGAGATGCTCCTCGATGACTTTGTGAGCTATCAAGCCATTCGAACGTATCTAAAACGTAATCGGAATGCCGATACACCGAGCGACGACACCGACCCAGTCGAGCGCCACACCGAAAGCCTCCAACGGTTGCAGGCGAAAACGGCGACGGTGACCGAGAGCAAAATCGAACAGCTTCGAGAGCGTGGCGACCTCACGGTTGACGAACCTACGACCACTGTCGATATCCGTGTCCTCTGTGAAACCTGCGGCAGCCAGTACGCCGTTGGCGAACTCCTTCGCCGTGGCGGCTGCGACTGCGGCTAG